The Streptomyces sp. NBC_01775 genome includes a region encoding these proteins:
- a CDS encoding TetR/AcrR family transcriptional regulator C-terminal domain-containing protein, which produces MRVRSTRTVTRDGESGAAGVGVDPQQLWLGRPQPRRGRRPAYSREAITAAAVALADAEGLEAVTMRRVAAQVGAGVMSLYSYAPDKETLLELMVDHVSGELPASSTPTGDWRADLKAIGHLQRSLMLRHPWLPAALSTRRTPGPNTLAFLEHALAVLRPTGLDGATKMEIFAQLTAFVAGHAAHEIAQSAASRSADRTAAEARYLAAVAADGHHPELAEALSTPGRPLTPEPPEAPFTRFLNRLIDGLDTD; this is translated from the coding sequence ATGAGGGTGAGGAGTACGAGGACCGTGACACGTGACGGAGAGTCCGGGGCCGCGGGCGTCGGCGTCGACCCTCAACAGCTATGGCTGGGTCGCCCCCAGCCCCGCAGAGGCCGTAGACCCGCCTACAGCCGTGAGGCGATCACCGCGGCAGCCGTCGCCCTGGCGGACGCGGAAGGGCTCGAAGCGGTCACCATGCGGCGGGTCGCCGCCCAGGTCGGGGCCGGCGTCATGTCGCTCTACAGCTACGCCCCCGACAAGGAGACGCTGCTGGAGCTGATGGTCGACCACGTCAGCGGCGAACTGCCTGCCTCGTCCACGCCCACCGGCGACTGGCGCGCCGACCTGAAGGCCATCGGCCACCTCCAGCGCTCCCTCATGCTGCGACACCCCTGGCTGCCCGCCGCGTTGTCCACCCGCCGCACCCCCGGCCCCAACACCCTGGCCTTCCTGGAACACGCGCTCGCCGTCCTGCGGCCCACCGGGCTGGACGGTGCGACGAAGATGGAGATCTTCGCCCAGCTCACCGCGTTCGTGGCCGGGCACGCCGCGCACGAGATCGCCCAGTCAGCGGCCTCGCGCTCCGCCGACCGGACCGCGGCCGAAGCCCGCTACCTCGCCGCTGTCGCAGCGGACGGCCACCACCCGGAACTCGCCGAGGCGCTCTCCACCCCCGGCCGCCCCCTCACCCCCGAACCCCCCGAAGCCCCCTTCACCCGCTTCCTCAACCGCCTGATCGACGGCCTCGACACGGACTGA
- a CDS encoding ABC transporter permease, with translation MSTQAYAMRDSLTMLRRNLKHARRYPSMTVAVVAMPVMMLLLFNSVFGNALGAGIGGTPTGGGDYIDYVAPGIILMAATSGSLATAVGVCVDMTEGIVNRFRTMAISRASFLSGHVIGTTLQTLVSIALVIGVALAIGFRPNATPVEWLAAGGLLALLALALSWLAAGMGLTAKTPETASNLPMPLQFLPFLGSAIVPTESMPTGLRWFAEYQPFTPVIETLRGLLLGTGIGNNGYAALAWCAGLTLVGYLWARTVFTRSAAR, from the coding sequence ATGAGCACGCAGGCCTACGCGATGCGCGACTCGCTGACGATGCTGCGCCGCAACCTCAAGCACGCGCGGCGCTACCCGTCCATGACCGTCGCGGTCGTCGCGATGCCCGTCATGATGCTGCTGCTGTTCAACTCCGTCTTCGGCAACGCGCTGGGCGCCGGAATCGGCGGCACGCCCACCGGCGGCGGCGACTACATCGACTACGTCGCCCCCGGCATCATCCTGATGGCCGCGACCTCGGGCTCGCTGGCGACGGCGGTGGGCGTGTGCGTCGACATGACGGAGGGCATCGTCAACCGCTTCCGCACGATGGCGATCTCCCGCGCCTCGTTCCTCAGCGGCCATGTCATCGGTACGACGCTCCAGACCCTGGTGAGCATCGCGCTGGTCATCGGCGTCGCCCTGGCGATCGGCTTCCGGCCCAACGCCACCCCCGTCGAGTGGCTCGCCGCCGGCGGCCTCCTCGCCCTGCTCGCGCTGGCGCTCAGCTGGCTGGCGGCCGGCATGGGCCTGACGGCCAAGACCCCGGAGACCGCGAGCAACCTGCCGATGCCGCTCCAGTTCCTGCCCTTCCTCGGCAGTGCCATCGTGCCGACGGAGTCGATGCCGACGGGCCTGCGCTGGTTCGCCGAGTACCAGCCCTTCACCCCCGTCATCGAGACCCTCCGCGGCCTGCTGCTGGGCACCGGGATCGGCAACAACGGCTACGCGGCCCTCGCGTGGTGCGCCGGCCTGACCCTCGTCGGCTACCTCTGGGCCCGCACGGTGTTCACCCGGTCGGCGGCGCGCTGA
- a CDS encoding CocE/NonD family hydrolase: MRATWRSLPAKRHDAGWEPGLVVPGADGSSLITDHYFPRAQGDFPTLLVRSPYGRGLPWSPMYGVLFAEQGFHVILQSCRGTGGSGGEFDLWRNEPADGQATVSWLREQPWFNGTLGTVGPSYLGYVQWALALDPPPELKAMVVQVGLHDPYALFHSDGVLRLDNALAVGAGMTYQHQGMARFLKAMLRLKRRMSEVVVAQPLRGAQESALGREVPWLDDVMTHPDAQDPYWQGASVAEAAEKLRVPTSLITGWHDALVDQTFEQYDRLRQAGCETALLVGPWTHTSAVQQGWTEVFAESLAWLRAHLCDDPSGLRPTEVRVHIGGEDTWRDLDDWPTAPAATAWYPTKDGHLTQEAPTDSSPLTSFHYDPADPTPSVGGPLLSPAAGPRDNTALEARDDVLTFTGPPLTEPVDILGPVSAWLSVSTDTGHADVFTRLCDVDPQGRSVNVCDGVGRASAAERTPSQVTVPMSTTAHRFAVGHRIRWQVSGGAHPRFARNPGTGEPRVDATTFTPVRITVHSDSALLLAQSSEPA; this comes from the coding sequence ATGAGGGCGACATGGCGCAGCCTCCCGGCCAAACGGCACGATGCCGGGTGGGAGCCGGGGCTGGTGGTTCCGGGCGCGGACGGCAGCTCGTTGATCACCGACCACTACTTCCCGCGCGCACAGGGCGACTTCCCCACGCTCTTGGTGCGCTCGCCCTACGGCAGGGGTCTGCCGTGGTCCCCGATGTACGGCGTGCTCTTCGCCGAACAGGGCTTTCACGTGATTTTGCAGAGCTGCCGCGGCACCGGCGGTTCAGGCGGTGAGTTCGACCTGTGGCGCAACGAGCCCGCCGACGGCCAGGCGACGGTGTCCTGGCTGCGCGAGCAGCCCTGGTTCAACGGAACGCTGGGGACGGTCGGCCCCAGCTACCTGGGATATGTGCAGTGGGCCCTCGCCCTGGACCCGCCGCCGGAGCTGAAGGCGATGGTGGTGCAGGTAGGGCTGCACGATCCCTACGCCCTGTTCCACTCGGACGGCGTGCTCCGCCTGGACAACGCGCTCGCTGTCGGCGCGGGCATGACGTATCAGCATCAGGGGATGGCCAGGTTCCTGAAGGCGATGCTGCGCCTCAAGCGCCGCATGAGTGAGGTCGTCGTCGCGCAGCCGCTGCGCGGGGCGCAAGAGTCCGCGCTCGGCCGCGAAGTGCCCTGGCTGGACGATGTGATGACGCACCCGGATGCCCAGGACCCGTACTGGCAGGGCGCGTCGGTGGCGGAGGCGGCGGAGAAGCTGCGCGTGCCGACCAGTTTGATCACCGGGTGGCACGACGCGCTGGTCGACCAGACCTTCGAGCAGTACGACCGGCTGCGGCAGGCCGGGTGCGAGACGGCGCTGCTCGTCGGCCCCTGGACCCACACCTCCGCCGTGCAGCAGGGGTGGACCGAGGTGTTCGCCGAGAGCCTCGCCTGGCTGCGCGCGCACCTGTGCGACGACCCCTCCGGCCTGCGTCCCACCGAGGTGCGCGTGCACATCGGCGGGGAAGACACCTGGCGGGACCTCGACGACTGGCCGACGGCCCCGGCCGCCACCGCGTGGTACCCCACCAAGGACGGGCACCTCACCCAGGAGGCCCCCACGGACTCCTCGCCGCTGACGTCTTTCCACTACGACCCGGCCGACCCCACCCCGTCCGTCGGCGGCCCTCTGCTCTCCCCCGCTGCCGGTCCTCGCGACAACACCGCCCTGGAGGCCAGGGACGACGTCCTGACGTTCACCGGCCCGCCGCTGACCGAACCCGTGGACATCCTCGGCCCGGTCTCCGCCTGGCTGAGCGTCTCCACGGACACCGGCCACGCCGACGTCTTCACCCGCCTGTGCGACGTGGACCCACAGGGCCGCTCCGTCAACGTCTGTGACGGGGTGGGCCGGGCGAGCGCGGCCGAGCGGACGCCGTCGCAGGTCACCGTGCCCATGAGCACCACAGCGCACCGTTTCGCCGTCGGTCACCGCATTCGCTGGCAGGTCAGCGGAGGCGCCCATCCGCGCTTCGCCCGCAACCCCGGCACGGGAGAGCCGCGGGTGGACGCCACCACCTTCACGCCGGTGCGCATCACCGTGCATTCGGACTCGGCACTGTTGCTTGCCCAAAGCTCCGAGCCCGCTTGA